Genomic segment of Macellibacteroides fermentans:
GCAGGAGTTACATAATGGACTCTATTTTTGTCAGACAGAAGATACTACTCTTTTTGACCTAGCAGAGTCTATTCCGGGACCTTCTACAGAAATATTTGGAGCTCTTGCAAAAGAATTAGGAGTCGTGATTGTACTCTCTTTGTTTGAAAAAAGAGCTCCTGGTTTATATCATAATACTGCAGTTGTTTTGGAACGCGACGGCAGCATTGCTGGTAAATACAGAAAAATGCATATTCCAGATGATCCTGCTTATTACGAGAAATTCTATTTTACACCAGGTGATCTAGGTTTCGAGCCGATTGATACTTCTGTTGGACGTTTGGGCGTATTGGTTTGTTGGGATCAATGGTATCCGGAAGCTGCACGCCTCATGGCCATGCGTGGTGCAGAAATGCTTATTTATCCTACAGCAATTGGATGGGAGAGTAGCGATCCTTCTGATGAAAAAGACAGACAACTTGGTGCTTGGGTTATTTCTCAACGTGCTCATGCAGTTGCAAACGGTATACCAGTAATTTCGGTGAACAGAACCGGACATGAACCTGATCCTTCGGGGCAAACAAATGGTATCCAGTTTTGGGGAAATAGTTTTGTTGCTGGTCCACAAGGTGAATTGCTTGTAAGTTTTCCGAACTTGGATGAAAAGATTCAGGTTGTGGAAATTGATAAAACAAGAAGTGAGAATGTACGCCGGTGGTGGCCATTTTTTAGAGATCGCCGCATAGATGCTTTTGGTGGATTAACAGAACGTTTCCTAAAATAAAATGAAACTTTTTACTAAACAAGAAGCGCTTGACCGTATGAACCTGCTAGGTAAATCGGGCAAGCCTTTTCTATTTATTATTGATTATGATCAGGCTGAAATCTTTATCGAAGAACCTCATCTTATCAACTCTAAAGAATGTTTATTCAATTTGAATGGCTTCACGAATGTTGATAATGCTTGTAATATAAATAGAGCAGGAGGGGAGCTGATGGGTAATTTTAATTCTGACCCAGAAAGGACAACAAAATTAGATAAAGATATAAAATGGGTGGTGAAGCCTGTGTCGTGGGAAAATTATAAACGATCATTTCAAACTGTGATCAAAAATATTAACGAAGGGAATTCGTATTTAACCAACCTTACTTGTGCTACTCTGGTAGAAACAAATCTTTCGTTGCAGGAGCTTTTTCTTCGATCGGATTCCCTGTATAAAATGTGGTTTAAAGATCGGTTTGTATTTTTTTCGCCAGAAATATTTGTTCGTATACAAAATGGCGATATTTATTCCTATCCCATGAAAGGAACAATTGATGCCTCATTACCGGATGCTGAGCATTGTATTCTGAATGATTTGAAAGAGTCTGCAGAGCATGCAACAATTGTTGATCTGATTAGAAATGATTTGAGTATTGTTGCAAAAGATGTTACAGTAAGTAAATACCGCTATTTGGATAAAATAATGACAAATAAAGGCTCTTTGCTTCAAGTAAGTTCCGAAATAAAAGGAAAACTCCCTGTTGATTATAGTGCCAAGTTGGGGGATATTCTTTTTGCCTTATTACCTGCCGGGTCAATTACAGGAGCACCTAAAAAGAAGACGCAGGCAATTATAAGTGAATCTGAAACACATAAAAGAGGATTTTATACAGGTATTGCTGGCTATTTTGATGGTGAAAGATTGGATAGTACAGTAATGATCCGTTTTATAGAACAGGCCGACGGCAAATTCTACTTCAAAAGTGGCGGAGGTATTACAGCAAAAAGTAATTTAGAGTCTGAGTATAACGAAATGATACAGAAAGTATATGTGCCACTATATTGAATCAATTTGTATAGAAAAAGGACAGATTCTGAATCTTTCCTTTCATAATAAGCGCTTTAATACTACTCGTAAAGAGTTATTTGGATCCTCCTCATTCGTCAATCTTGAAGATTTTATTAATGCTGAGACACATTTTGAGCGAACAAAATGCAGAGTAATATATGATCAAGAGATAATCGATGTTAGTTATCAACCTTATAAACTGCCGTCTATAAACTGTCTGAGTCTTGTTTTTGATAACGAAATAAATTATCAATATAAGAGCACTGATCGTAATCGGATTAATCAATTGTTCGATTTGCGTAATGATGCCGATGATATTCTAATTGTAAAGAATGGACTTGTTACAGACACAAGTTTCTGTAACATTGCATTGTGGAATGGGATGGAATGGGAGACACCTGCAAAACCACTTTTAAAAGGAACTCGTCGGGAACAATTGCTAAGCAATTTTACCATTAAAGAACGAAATATTTATTTGGAAGATATATATACGTATAATAAAATCAGACTATTTAATGCCATGATACAATTTGGAGAAATAGAACTAATGATAAATAAGTTTACATTAAAAAATACTATTCATAAAAATGCGTAGATATACTAAATAAGAGACCGTAATTTGAACTCTGTCCAAAAACAATTTACTTTGCATTATGGATAGAAACAGTCAAGAGTACCAGTTAATGCGAGACAAGGCATTAGCACAACTTCGCAGTGGTGAATCACTCACAGGAAAGGATGGCGCCTTTGGCCCCTTATTAAAAGAGTTTTTAGAAGCCGCTTTAGACGGAGAGATGTCCTCTCATCTGGATGAGTCAGAGCGTCAGATTGGCAATAAGCGTAATGGCCGAGGCAGTAAGCACGTTAAAACGATGGCCGGGGAGATTGAGATAGTGACTCCCCAGGATCGCCACAGCAGTTTTAATCCGGAGATTCTCAAGAAACGGGAGACGATTTTGGCAGATAATATGTCCTCCAAAATTATCAGTTTGTATGGAATGGGGATGAGTCTGAGAGATATTTCCACTCATATAGAGGAAATGTACGATGTGGAGATTTCACACAATACCCTTAGCGAAATAATAGACCGGATCGTTCCCAAGGTAAAAGAATGGCAAAGTCGCCCTTTGGAGAATATGTACACCATTCTATGGTTGGATGCGATGCACTATAAAGTAAAAGATGGAGGCCGAACCGAAAGCAGAGCAGTGTATAATGTATTGGCCATCAACAAAGATGGCCGTAAGGAGCTTATAGGTATGTATGTTTCCGAAAGCGAGGGAGCTAACTTCTGGTTGAGTGTTCTGACCGATCTTAAAGCACGGGGGATGAAAGATGTTTTGATTGCTTGTATTGATAATCTAACGGGGTTCGCAGAGGCCATCAGCACAATTTTCCCTCATGTGATTATACAGAGTTGTATTGTTCACCAAATCCGGAACTCATTGAAATATGTTGCCTCAAAAGATCAGAAAGAGTTTATGTCTGATTTAAAGACAATCTATCAAGCCCCTACGCTTGATCTGGCGGAATTGAATTTTGATAAACTACAAGATAAATGGGGTAAGAAATATCCTGTAGTCATGGATTCATGGAAAAGGAATTGGGACAAGCTTACATCCTATTTTGCTTATGATGAACAGATTCGAAAACTAATTTACACCACTAATGCCGTAGAAGGCTTCCATCGTCAAGTTAGAAAAGTGACCAAGACAAAGGGCGTTTTCCCTAATGACATGGCCTTGATGAAGTTGATCTACCTGGCCGTTATAAATATCTCAAAAAAATGGACACAGCCTCTTCATAATTGGGCATTGACAGCCGGTCAATTGCGGATTAAGTTCGGTGATAGAATGCCATTGGATATATAATCCATTTTTCTTCCCGGTTTTTCAAACGCAAAGAAAAGGCTGTTCCCGGTAGTGAGCAAGGGTATATAAACGGCTCGTTCCTCACCGCCCTTGCACACTACCAATAACAGCCTTAAAAAGCATTTGTAAATCCAAAAAGAAAAATTATATTTGTAGTGATTTTCCTAGAATATGAACCAGACAGAGTTTAAATTACACTCCCCTAAATAATAAAGAAAAGTCCGAAGATGTTGTTCCTCGGACTTTTTTATTTTAGTTGATCTAAACTTATTATTAATACTTCTGGTTTAGTCCCGAAAGGTTTAATAAAAGTATTAATAACAGGTTAGGAGCGAATAAGATTTAAATCTCGATTTATCTCTTTCCTTTAGTCTTATCTTCTGGTTTAACAGTTAATTGCATTCCAATTTGCTCCATAAATCCCAGGTTATCTTGTAGAATCCATGTTTCTTTAAGTTTTCCGTTGGAGAAAACCGTAATAAAAATGGCTGCTCTTGAGATTTGATTTGCTTTAGGTTTAATACCCATATATTCATTTGCTTGAACACCAAACTGGGCTATTTTAACTGCCACAGTATCACCCTGTGCTACCATATTCTCAACACTATATTTCCAGTCTGGAAATACTGCTATATCTCTTTGTATATACTGAATTAAAGAGTCGATAGTGTAGGCGTTCGGCAAACGTGGACCAGTCATCTTATATTCAGGCGCATAAAAAGTTCTCATTTTTTCGAAGTCTCTGGCATTTATAGCTTCAAAAACCTGCCTGACTGTACTTTTGTTTTGGCTTTCAAGTTCACATCGTGCCTTAAGTTGATCGTATTCTTTTTTGTCATCCTTACTAATAATGCAATTTGTTAGACTAAACGCAATTATCAGTAGTAATAAAGCACTAATAAGTTTAAATTTAACCGTTTTCATATGCACCTCCTTATAATTAAATAACTAAATTATTCAAATTCATCTAGTACACTTGTTAGGATGGTACTTGGCAAATCAACTCAATTATAAAACAAAAAATAAATTAATAAAGTTTGTTTTATTTTCTAGTTGCTTTAGAATAGTTTATATGGCTAATTTGTATATCTACGTATTTTTAAGATAGGATACATGTTATCGCAAACAGTATTAAACATAATGGTGATTATAAAATATATTGGATACATAATTATAATAAGTAAATAATCATGTTTGATATGCTAATATGTAAAAGACTTTCGTTAAGCTAATAGCTTTATTTGGGATATATAACCTAATGAGCGAATTTGGTTAAATAATTCTGTATAAGAAGATTTTGCTTTTACATTCACTTTAAACGTAATTACTGCAATATTCTTATCGTAATTTTGTTCGTAGGAAAGGCTGACAATAAATATATTCCTATTTTCAATAATACTTCGTATAGTTCGAAGATCAGGTGTTGCCGTATTGCATGTTATTGATAGAATTTTATTGACTCCATCAAGCCACATCCGCTTTTCTAAACTTTCGAGGGAAACCAGTACGATTAATGTGAAAATTGTTGTAATAATAGCTGTAATATACATTCCAGCGCCAACAGTTAGTCCAATTACAGCCATAACCCAAATACAAGCAGCTGTTGTTAAGCCGTGTACGCTGCCATGACTCTGTATAATTGCGCCTGCACCTAAAAAGCCTATTCCAGTTAAGACTTGAGCTGCTATTCTTCCAGGATCTCCATTTAGAAAGTTAGGATATGATTGTGGAATCCAAATTGAAAGAAGCATTGCTGCAGTCGAACCCATACAAATCAATGTAAAGGTTCTCATTCCTGCATCATGTCTTCTAAATTGTCTTTCAAATCCAATAATAGCACCAAGGACAAAACTAACTAACAATTTCAACATAGCAGTATACGGAGTAACTGTTAAGCTCTGTAGTAAAGTTAGCAAATCATCGATGGAATTACTGAAATTCATACGTAAAAGATTAGACGGTAAATATGTTTATTGTAATTACAAACTTAATTATTTAAGTTTGTAATTACAAATATTACATACTATTTATTATTAGACTTCAAGAGCTCCAATAATTTCTGTCACAGATTTGAAGCCATGCTTATCTAGATAATCGTTGATGCCTTCAACTGTTTTTACAGAAATTGCCGGATCAACGAAGTTATATGTTCCAATTTGAATTGCAGAAGAGCCTGCCAGCATAAATTCTACCGCATCTTTCCAGTTGGATATCCCCCCTAAGCCAATAATGGGTATTTTAACAGCATTGTAAGTTTGCCAAACCATTCTCAGTGCAATAGGTTTAACACATGGTCCGGAAAGTCCACCCGTAACTGTCGATAATATCGGTTTTCTTTTTTCGGCATCAATAGCCATTCCCAGAAGGGTATTGATAAGAGACACAGCATCGGCACCTTCGGCTTCTACGGCTCTCGCAATTTCTGTTACGTCGGTAACATTGGGCGAAAGTTTTACTATCAATGTTTTGGGGTATACTTTTCTTACGGCACGAACTACTTCTGCGGCACCTGCGCAAGTAACGCCGAAAGCCATCCCTCCGTGCTTAACGTTTGGACAAGAAATATTTAATTCAATAGCTGGAATCTTATCTAAAGCAGCAATTTTTTCGGCACATTCAACGTAAGTTTCTACGGTAGATCCACTCACATTTACAATCATGTGCGTATCAATATCCTTTATATTCGGATAGATGTTATTAGCAAAATAATCGGCACCCTTGTTTTGAAGTCCAACGGCATTAAGCATTCCGGCGGGAGTTTCTGCCATACGAGGATATGGATTGCCTTCGCGGTGTTCAATTGTTGTACCTTTAACGAATATACCTCCAATTTGAGTTAAATCTACAAAATCGGCAAACTCGATGCCATAACCAAAAGTCCCAGAGGCGGTCATCACCGGGTTTTTCAATTGCAGATTCCCTATATTTACATTTAAATTTGCCATTTTAATTTTCTAGTATTAAAGACTGGACCTTCTGTGCAAACACACACATGTCCTTCTACTGTATTTTCTACACAACAAAGGCAGGCTCCGAAGCCACAAGCCATGGTATTCTCAAGAGACACTTCACATGAAATATCTTTGCCAGCAGCATATTTTGCCACAGCTACCATCATAGGTTTCGGACCACAGGTATAAATTGTATCAAACAGCTTTGTGTTCAAAATCGAATGATTTGTTACAAATCCCTTTTCGCCTAAAGAACCATCTTCAGTAGTAATGCAAACATCGCCGAATTTTGCAAAATCGTCTAACTGCAATACATCATTCTTTGTTCTTCCTCCCAATAGGAAGATTGGATGAAAGCCTTTGGATTTTAAAACAGCACCCAAAAACAGCATTGGCGCTGTTCCAACTCCACCACCAACCAGTAGTAAATTCTTTTCTTCCTGATCCGAATCTGGAATTGTAAAACCATTACCTAAAGGCAATACAACATTCATCGTATCTCCCTGTCTGTATTCGGCCATTCGGCGGGTGCCGTCACCAATTAGTTGGACAAGCAACCATAATTCATTCCGATCTTTATCCACATAATTAACAGAAATTGGACGTCTAAGAAAGGTAGAAGATGAACCATCCACTCGAACTTCAACAAATTGTCCGGGAATCATTTCGGGAAGAGTTTCTTCTGAAGTTAGTTTCAGGAGACAATAATTTGGATGAAGGCGAACATTATCTGCAACCTTTAAATCCAGTAAATACTTCTTCATATATATATCACAATTTGGATACAAAGATAAAAGATAAAGCGGCTTAAAGCCAATAGAATTTTATTCTTTCTTGTTTTTTTCGGGAGTAAAGGTCTCGAAAGTGTTATCCGAATAAAAAATCATTATTTTACTTACATTTTTAGAGCTCCGTTCTTCGTATTTAATCTGTTCAATACCAGTGTTTTTTGTTGTAATTTCGGGTTTGCTGAACTCCGTGTGCTTGCGATATTCGGGTTCGACCTGTACAATGGGCGGATTAATCTCATTCTCGCGAAATAAATTAGGCTCTTCTATTTTAGTAATTCCATTTTTAACCATCGATCCTTTACCGAACAATAGCCAATCTGTATCCACGTAAGTAAATCGTTGCATAATTTTTGTCAGCACATCCAAACTGGGATTATTGCGTCCAGAAATAATATGAGACATGGCTGATCTTTGAATGCCAATCTCTTCAGCAAATTTAGAAGGTGAAATTCCTTCATGTTCCATGATTCTCAAAATTCTATCTTTCATCTGAATAATATTTAATAGAAAAGGTATATTAATGCTGACATTGTGTCTTAATTTCTCTTTTTTTGTAAACAAATGTAATTTTGAACAAAGGTAAACAATAGTTTACAAATATGCAATTTATAATTATAAATTTAAACTATACGATTGTAAACACACTTATACATATGTAATGTTTACAAAGTGAAACAAGTATATCAGGTATAAATATTGGCTAAATTAAAGGTTTACATAATACATGTATTCGTATGGCATTCAATCATATACGTATATTTATATTGGTGTTTGAATAGTGAATTTACATCAAATAGGTAACAGTTGTAAATTAATGAAGGAATAAATTAAAGGAACTCTCAACTTGACTATGATAATTGATTGGAATACGATAACATAAGCAAATTTACATTAGGATCAACCAATATGGTATCCCCTACTCCATTTGTATACAATTGTGAATTGTTATGGATGTAAACTATTTAATATTGTGTAAACTTTAGATTATATAAATGTGAACAATTGTTTGTGTAGATTGTTAAACCTACCTATTCCATGTTTATGATTACAGATGTATATTGTCTATATTCTCTAAAAATATTTAGAAATGCCAATTTGGCTTGGTTTACGCTTGTATACTTTATGATTTTTGTTAAGCTGGACCGCTACTGGTGCAAAATGGCTATATTTGTGAACAACTATTCGTGTAATGTAAAATATTCGATTCTCGGAGGGTTTATTTTGGGCTAATTGACTATAATACAGCTAGAAAAGGGATTATTGCGGTACGTTTGTAAACAACAAACCAGCAATAATCCCTTTAATTGAGAAGATTTTGTGCAAAAGAATAACTAGTGCTATTGAGAAATGAATCTGAGTTTAGATTTTTAAACTTACAGACATAGAATATTTACTTCTTGTAAAATATCAGATAAAATAAATCCTAATGAAGTATTTTGTATATAAGTTCTTTAAGCAGTTCTCCATCTGAAAAAGAAATATTCTCTACTCCTTTCGATTTAGCATCGCAGGTACGTATATCAGATATCAGATTGAAGACTTTCATGGCCGAGTAGTTCTTGATTCCTATAGCATAATCTTTGACCTGAAAACTGTTTTTCAGTCCCAATGCCTGCATTAATCCATTTTCGGATCGATCCTTACTATAATAGCATATCAATAAATTAGAGAAGTAATTAAATAACACTGGTAAGGTTGCCTGTATAGGATTGTTTTTGGGATTCTTATCAAAATAATGAATAATCCGGTTTACTTTGAGTTTGTCTTTGGATGCAAGCGCCTTAATAAGCTCAAAATTGTTAAACTCCTTGCTTATACCAATGTTTTGCTCTACAAGTTCGGGAGTAATTTTTTTAGGCAGATTACCAGGAAGAAGCAAAGATAGCTTGTCCAACTCCTTAGTAAGCCGACTTAAGTCATTTCCTAAAAAGTCGGCCAACATCTGCGATGCTTTCGCATCGATAGCAATATTTTGTTGTTGTAACATGCTGCCGATGAAAGCAGGCATTTTATAGTCGGCAACCTTTTTAGACTCGAATAATATGCCTGTTTTATCCACAGATCCGGCTAAAGCCCTTCTTCTATCCAAGTTTTTATATTTGTAATTAACAACCAACACTGTAGATTGCAGCGGATTTTGCACATAGTGGTTCAGCTCTTCGATATCTTTTATAAGCTGGGCTTCCCTAACAACAATTAGTTGGTATTTAGACATCATCGGAAAACGGCGGGCCGCATTGATAATGGCGCTTGCTTCGGCATCAGCACCGTAAAAAACAAGTTGATTAAAATCTTTTTCCTCTTCCGATAAAACATTATTGATCAGCAAATCGGTAAGTTTATCCATAAAAAAGGGTTCTTCCCCCATAAAGAAATAGACGGGACTGAACTTTTTCTGAACAATATCTCTGGATAACTCTTCGAATGTATATTCTTTCTTGGCCATATTTTTAAATTACCAGCTAAAACGTATGTGTCTGATTGTTTTGTTGCCTTTGATGATCTGTCGCAGAGCTTCAATGCCGAGGTTGACATGCTCGGGAGCAAAGTTCTGTGTCACCAACTTATCACTCTCCTCCGTTTTAACACCGCTTTCGTCCATAGGTTTATCCGAAATCATCAGCAGTGCACCTGTAGGGATCTCATTTGCAAAACCGGCAGTAAGCAATGTAGCCGTTTCCATATCTATACCGGTTGCATGGGTTTTTACCAGGTAAGATTTAAACTCATTGTCGTATTCCCACACCCGGCGGTTGGTAGTGTAAACCGTACCTGTCCAATAATCGCGTCCCTGATCCCTAATGGCGGAAGAAATAGCCCTTAACATGGAAAATGCCGGCAACGAAGGAACCTCTTTGGGTAAATACTCGTCGGATGTGCCTTCACCCCGAATGGCAGCGATAGGCAACAGATAATCGCCCAGATTATTACTCTTTTTAAGTCCGCCGCATTTACCCAGAAACAACACAGCCTTTGGTTTGATAGCAGATAGCAGATCCATAACAGTGGCCGCATTTGCACTACCCATACCAAAATTGATAATGGTTATACCTTCGGCCGAAGCGTTAGGCATAGACGATTTAAGTCCCAGTATGGGTACATTAAAGGTCTCGGCAAATAATTCCACATATTTCGTAAAATTGGTAAGCAAAATATACTTGGTAAAATCTTCGAGCTTCCGTTCCGTATATCTAGGCAACCAATTTTCAACTATTTCTTGTTTTGTTTTCATAAATCACTACCTTTGAGGGGATATTTTACACTAAAAAGTCTCAACAAAAGTAACAAATGTTCTCATTAAACCTCCCATCCTTCGTTCCTAAAATATCCGAAAAGAACGGAAAGCACCTAATTTTAGATCCGATACGTAAGAAATACGTGACCCTGACTCCCGAAGAATGGGTAAGACAACATTTTGTTAATTATCTTATTACTGAAAAAGGTTATCCAAAAGAACTTATAGCCAAC
This window contains:
- a CDS encoding aminodeoxychorismate synthase component I, which encodes MKLFTKQEALDRMNLLGKSGKPFLFIIDYDQAEIFIEEPHLINSKECLFNLNGFTNVDNACNINRAGGELMGNFNSDPERTTKLDKDIKWVVKPVSWENYKRSFQTVIKNINEGNSYLTNLTCATLVETNLSLQELFLRSDSLYKMWFKDRFVFFSPEIFVRIQNGDIYSYPMKGTIDASLPDAEHCILNDLKESAEHATIVDLIRNDLSIVAKDVTVSKYRYLDKIMTNKGSLLQVSSEIKGKLPVDYSAKLGDILFALLPAGSITGAPKKKTQAIISESETHKRGFYTGIAGYFDGERLDSTVMIRFIEQADGKFYFKSGGGITAKSNLESEYNEMIQKVYVPLY
- a CDS encoding AMP nucleosidase, encoding MKTKQEIVENWLPRYTERKLEDFTKYILLTNFTKYVELFAETFNVPILGLKSSMPNASAEGITIINFGMGSANAATVMDLLSAIKPKAVLFLGKCGGLKKSNNLGDYLLPIAAIRGEGTSDEYLPKEVPSLPAFSMLRAISSAIRDQGRDYWTGTVYTTNRRVWEYDNEFKSYLVKTHATGIDMETATLLTAGFANEIPTGALLMISDKPMDESGVKTEESDKLVTQNFAPEHVNLGIEALRQIIKGNKTIRHIRFSW
- a CDS encoding ester cyclase; translation: MKTVKFKLISALLLLIIAFSLTNCIISKDDKKEYDQLKARCELESQNKSTVRQVFEAINARDFEKMRTFYAPEYKMTGPRLPNAYTIDSLIQYIQRDIAVFPDWKYSVENMVAQGDTVAVKIAQFGVQANEYMGIKPKANQISRAAIFITVFSNGKLKETWILQDNLGFMEQIGMQLTVKPEDKTKGKR
- a CDS encoding aminotransferase class IV, producing MCHYIESICIEKGQILNLSFHNKRFNTTRKELFGSSSFVNLEDFINAETHFERTKCRVIYDQEIIDVSYQPYKLPSINCLSLVFDNEINYQYKSTDRNRINQLFDLRNDADDILIVKNGLVTDTSFCNIALWNGMEWETPAKPLLKGTRREQLLSNFTIKERNIYLEDIYTYNKIRLFNAMIQFGEIELMINKFTLKNTIHKNA
- the holA gene encoding DNA polymerase III subunit delta: MAKKEYTFEELSRDIVQKKFSPVYFFMGEEPFFMDKLTDLLINNVLSEEEKDFNQLVFYGADAEASAIINAARRFPMMSKYQLIVVREAQLIKDIEELNHYVQNPLQSTVLVVNYKYKNLDRRRALAGSVDKTGILFESKKVADYKMPAFIGSMLQQQNIAIDAKASQMLADFLGNDLSRLTKELDKLSLLLPGNLPKKITPELVEQNIGISKEFNNFELIKALASKDKLKVNRIIHYFDKNPKNNPIQATLPVLFNYFSNLLICYYSKDRSENGLMQALGLKNSFQVKDYAIGIKNYSAMKVFNLISDIRTCDAKSKGVENISFSDGELLKELIYKILH
- a CDS encoding IS256 family transposase, encoding MDRNSQEYQLMRDKALAQLRSGESLTGKDGAFGPLLKEFLEAALDGEMSSHLDESERQIGNKRNGRGSKHVKTMAGEIEIVTPQDRHSSFNPEILKKRETILADNMSSKIISLYGMGMSLRDISTHIEEMYDVEISHNTLSEIIDRIVPKVKEWQSRPLENMYTILWLDAMHYKVKDGGRTESRAVYNVLAINKDGRKELIGMYVSESEGANFWLSVLTDLKARGMKDVLIACIDNLTGFAEAISTIFPHVIIQSCIVHQIRNSLKYVASKDQKEFMSDLKTIYQAPTLDLAELNFDKLQDKWGKKYPVVMDSWKRNWDKLTSYFAYDEQIRKLIYTTNAVEGFHRQVRKVTKTKGVFPNDMALMKLIYLAVINISKKWTQPLHNWALTAGQLRIKFGDRMPLDI
- a CDS encoding carbon-nitrogen hydrolase, with amino-acid sequence MKLKVGLIQQKNTGNIADNIERLKAGICSCAKDGAELIVLQELHNGLYFCQTEDTTLFDLAESIPGPSTEIFGALAKELGVVIVLSLFEKRAPGLYHNTAVVLERDGSIAGKYRKMHIPDDPAYYEKFYFTPGDLGFEPIDTSVGRLGVLVCWDQWYPEAARLMAMRGAEMLIYPTAIGWESSDPSDEKDRQLGAWVISQRAHAVANGIPVISVNRTGHEPDPSGQTNGIQFWGNSFVAGPQGELLVSFPNLDEKIQVVEIDKTRSENVRRWWPFFRDRRIDAFGGLTERFLK
- a CDS encoding dihydroorotate dehydrogenase → MANLNVNIGNLQLKNPVMTASGTFGYGIEFADFVDLTQIGGIFVKGTTIEHREGNPYPRMAETPAGMLNAVGLQNKGADYFANNIYPNIKDIDTHMIVNVSGSTVETYVECAEKIAALDKIPAIELNISCPNVKHGGMAFGVTCAGAAEVVRAVRKVYPKTLIVKLSPNVTDVTEIARAVEAEGADAVSLINTLLGMAIDAEKRKPILSTVTGGLSGPCVKPIALRMVWQTYNAVKIPIIGLGGISNWKDAVEFMLAGSSAIQIGTYNFVDPAISVKTVEGINDYLDKHGFKSVTEIIGALEV
- a CDS encoding helix-turn-helix domain-containing protein — its product is MKDRILRIMEHEGISPSKFAEEIGIQRSAMSHIISGRNNPSLDVLTKIMQRFTYVDTDWLLFGKGSMVKNGITKIEEPNLFRENEINPPIVQVEPEYRKHTEFSKPEITTKNTGIEQIKYEERSSKNVSKIMIFYSDNTFETFTPEKNKKE
- a CDS encoding dihydroorotate dehydrogenase electron transfer subunit, with the protein product MKKYLLDLKVADNVRLHPNYCLLKLTSEETLPEMIPGQFVEVRVDGSSSTFLRRPISVNYVDKDRNELWLLVQLIGDGTRRMAEYRQGDTMNVVLPLGNGFTIPDSDQEEKNLLLVGGGVGTAPMLFLGAVLKSKGFHPIFLLGGRTKNDVLQLDDFAKFGDVCITTEDGSLGEKGFVTNHSILNTKLFDTIYTCGPKPMMVAVAKYAAGKDISCEVSLENTMACGFGACLCCVENTVEGHVCVCTEGPVFNTRKLKWQI
- a CDS encoding MgtC/SapB family protein, whose amino-acid sequence is MLKLLVSFVLGAIIGFERQFRRHDAGMRTFTLICMGSTAAMLLSIWIPQSYPNFLNGDPGRIAAQVLTGIGFLGAGAIIQSHGSVHGLTTAACIWVMAVIGLTVGAGMYITAIITTIFTLIVLVSLESLEKRMWLDGVNKILSITCNTATPDLRTIRSIIENRNIFIVSLSYEQNYDKNIAVITFKVNVKAKSSYTELFNQIRSLGYISQIKLLA